The proteins below come from a single Magallana gigas chromosome 10, xbMagGiga1.1, whole genome shotgun sequence genomic window:
- the LOC117683857 gene encoding pericentrin isoform X1, translating to MQHTGASRGGDLEIQEKGCRTAELKVQFMSRVWRNLSRTSSQHHNFVSRLMEEKMELRNTLGHLEEEIWRYRQRGAEQQIQRLYGKYLWADSYRKALVYQKKYMLLLLGGFQDCEQTTLALNTRMGVDPFPEDLQRRARLRQPVTTFRSAVRWWWP from the exons ATGCAACACACTGGGGCGTCTAGAGGAGGAGATCTGGAGATACAGGAAAAGGGGTGCCGAACAGCAG AGTTGAAGGTTCAGTTTATGTCCAGAGTCTGGAGAAATCTCTCAAGGACCTCATCACAACATCACAACTTTGTGTCCAGACTGATGGAGGAGAAGATGGAGCTACGCAACACACTGGGGCATCTGGAGGAGGAGATCTGGAGATACAGGCAGAGAGGCGCCGAACAGCAG ATCCAGCGTCTGTACGGGAAGTACCTTTGGGCGGACAGTTACAGGAAAGCCCTGGTCTACCAGAAGAAGTACATGCTCTTGTTACTGGGGGGATTCCAGGACTGTGAGCAGACAACCTTGGCTCTGAATACCAGAATGGGTGTCGACCCTTTCCCTGAAGACCTGCAGCGAAGGGCCAGGCTCCGCCAACCGGTCACCACATTTAGAAGTGCTGTCAGGTGGTGGTGGCCATAA
- the LOC117683857 gene encoding pericentrin isoform X2: MDTELKVQFMSRVWRNLSRTSSQHHNFVSRLMEEKMELRNTLGHLEEEIWRYRQRGAEQQIQRLYGKYLWADSYRKALVYQKKYMLLLLGGFQDCEQTTLALNTRMGVDPFPEDLQRRARLRQPVTTFRSAVRWWWP; encoded by the exons ATGGATACAG AGTTGAAGGTTCAGTTTATGTCCAGAGTCTGGAGAAATCTCTCAAGGACCTCATCACAACATCACAACTTTGTGTCCAGACTGATGGAGGAGAAGATGGAGCTACGCAACACACTGGGGCATCTGGAGGAGGAGATCTGGAGATACAGGCAGAGAGGCGCCGAACAGCAG ATCCAGCGTCTGTACGGGAAGTACCTTTGGGCGGACAGTTACAGGAAAGCCCTGGTCTACCAGAAGAAGTACATGCTCTTGTTACTGGGGGGATTCCAGGACTGTGAGCAGACAACCTTGGCTCTGAATACCAGAATGGGTGTCGACCCTTTCCCTGAAGACCTGCAGCGAAGGGCCAGGCTCCGCCAACCGGTCACCACATTTAGAAGTGCTGTCAGGTGGTGGTGGCCATAA
- the LOC117683857 gene encoding uncharacterized protein isoform X3 encodes MQHTGASRGGDLEIQEKGCRTAELKVQFMSRVWRNLSRTSSQHHNFVSRLMEEKMELRNTLGHLEEEIWRYRQRGAEQQVCLSLDKGREVPNSRMAMIRVKTTQIRRTDIWKLVPHRPKRGCRYSWPLIK; translated from the exons ATGCAACACACTGGGGCGTCTAGAGGAGGAGATCTGGAGATACAGGAAAAGGGGTGCCGAACAGCAG AGTTGAAGGTTCAGTTTATGTCCAGAGTCTGGAGAAATCTCTCAAGGACCTCATCACAACATCACAACTTTGTGTCCAGACTGATGGAGGAGAAGATGGAGCTACGCAACACACTGGGGCATCTGGAGGAGGAGATCTGGAGATACAGGCAGAGAGGCGCCGAACAGCAGGTATGTTTGTCTCTAGATAAAGGCAGAGAGGTGCCGAACAGCAG AATGGCCATGATACGAGTGAAAACCACGCAGATTAGGAGAACTGATATCTGGAAGCTTGTGCCTCATAGACCAAAGAGAGGCTGTCGCTACAGCTGGCCCTTAATCAAATAG
- the LOC117683857 gene encoding uncharacterized protein isoform X5: MTTYGYRVEVSVQSLEKSFKERLSKLKQARMPLVFESNTVDSLTSRPSAQALNQRVLHHNSELTNFVSRDSRLMEEKMELCNTLGRLEEEIWRYRKRGAEQQNGHDTSENHAD; encoded by the exons ATGACAACTTATGGATACAG AGTTGAAGTTAGTGTCCAGAGTCTGGAGAAATCTTTCAAGGAACGACTGAGTAAACTCAAACAAGCTCGGATGCCACTCGTCTTCGAGTCGAACACAGTGGACAGTCTTACGAGTCGACCCAGCGCTCAAGCCTTGAACCAGCGAGTGTTACATCACAACTCTGAGCTGACCAACTTTGTGTCTAGAGACTCTAGACTGATGGAGGAGAAGATGGAGCTATGCAACACACTGGGGCGTCTAGAGGAGGAGATCTGGAGATACAGGAAAAGGGGTGCCGAACAGCAG AATGGCCATGATACGAGTGAAAACCACGCAGATTAG
- the LOC117683857 gene encoding uncharacterized protein isoform X6 — protein sequence MTTYGYRVEVSVQSLEKSFKERLSKLKQARMPLVFESNTVDSLTSRPSAQALNQRVLHHNSELTNFVSRDSRLMEEKMELCNTLGRLEEEIWRYRKRGAEQQS from the exons ATGACAACTTATGGATACAG AGTTGAAGTTAGTGTCCAGAGTCTGGAGAAATCTTTCAAGGAACGACTGAGTAAACTCAAACAAGCTCGGATGCCACTCGTCTTCGAGTCGAACACAGTGGACAGTCTTACGAGTCGACCCAGCGCTCAAGCCTTGAACCAGCGAGTGTTACATCACAACTCTGAGCTGACCAACTTTGTGTCTAGAGACTCTAGACTGATGGAGGAGAAGATGGAGCTATGCAACACACTGGGGCGTCTAGAGGAGGAGATCTGGAGATACAGGAAAAGGGGTGCCGAACAGCAG AGTTGA
- the LOC117683857 gene encoding uncharacterized protein isoform X4 — MTTYGYRVEVSVQSLEKSFKERLSKLKQARMPLVFESNTVDSLTSRPSAQALNQRVLHHNSELTNFVSRDSRLMEEKMELCNTLGRLEEEIWRYRKRGAEQQNSSTKRNCKSLQKFKSGSNF, encoded by the exons ATGACAACTTATGGATACAG AGTTGAAGTTAGTGTCCAGAGTCTGGAGAAATCTTTCAAGGAACGACTGAGTAAACTCAAACAAGCTCGGATGCCACTCGTCTTCGAGTCGAACACAGTGGACAGTCTTACGAGTCGACCCAGCGCTCAAGCCTTGAACCAGCGAGTGTTACATCACAACTCTGAGCTGACCAACTTTGTGTCTAGAGACTCTAGACTGATGGAGGAGAAGATGGAGCTATGCAACACACTGGGGCGTCTAGAGGAGGAGATCTGGAGATACAGGAAAAGGGGTGCCGAACAGCAG AACTCCTCTACCAAAAGAAATTGTAAAAGTTTACAGAAGTTTAAATCTGGCAGCAACTTCTGA